In Devosia sp. 1566, a single genomic region encodes these proteins:
- a CDS encoding formylglycine-generating enzyme family protein: protein MTATPVATPAPVAPTRSVDAVLIKGGRSFVGTNDPVIAADGEGPERPVKLNDFLLETTTVTVERFAEFVAATGYVTEAEQFGWSSVFLGGDKGLGEVVGTGLNWWHRVDGAYWREPEGPGSSVDERQDHPVTQVSVRDAEAFAQWGGGRLPSEAEWEHAARGGARRQRFPWGDEEPSDEAIFCNIWQGSFPRLNTARDGFEATAPARSFAPSELGLYNMVGNVWEWTAEPFRIRSVSLKARQRNEAARLHGERLLKGGSFLCHKSYCYRYRIAARMALSRDSAASNVGFRLAFDARRA, encoded by the coding sequence GTGACGGCCACCCCGGTTGCGACCCCTGCCCCGGTGGCGCCGACGCGGTCGGTGGATGCCGTGTTGATCAAGGGTGGGCGCAGCTTTGTGGGGACGAACGATCCGGTGATTGCCGCTGACGGGGAAGGACCGGAGCGACCGGTCAAGCTCAACGATTTCCTGCTGGAAACAACCACAGTGACGGTGGAGCGCTTTGCCGAGTTTGTGGCGGCCACGGGCTATGTGACAGAGGCCGAGCAGTTCGGCTGGTCATCGGTGTTCCTGGGCGGCGACAAGGGTTTAGGGGAAGTTGTTGGCACGGGCCTGAATTGGTGGCACCGGGTAGATGGTGCGTATTGGCGCGAACCGGAAGGGCCCGGCAGTTCAGTGGATGAGCGGCAGGATCATCCGGTGACGCAGGTGTCGGTGCGGGATGCGGAAGCCTTTGCACAATGGGGGGGCGGGCGGCTGCCGAGCGAGGCCGAATGGGAGCATGCAGCTCGGGGCGGTGCGCGGCGGCAACGCTTTCCCTGGGGGGACGAGGAGCCGAGCGATGAGGCGATTTTCTGTAATATCTGGCAGGGCAGCTTTCCCCGGCTGAATACGGCTCGCGATGGGTTTGAAGCCACGGCGCCGGCGCGCAGCTTCGCTCCATCCGAGCTCGGGCTTTACAACATGGTCGGCAATGTCTGGGAGTGGACGGCAGAACCATTCCGCATTCGTTCGGTGTCGCTCAAGGCGCGCCAGCGTAATGAGGCGGCGCGGCTGCATGGGGAGCGACTGCTCAAGGGCGGCTCGTTTTTGTGCCACAAGAGCTACTGCTATCGCTACCGGATCGCCGCGCGCATGGCCCTGTCACGGGACAGTGCCGCCAGCAATGTCGGCTTTCGCCTTGCCTTTGATGCCCGGCGGGCGTGA
- a CDS encoding metalloregulator ArsR/SmtB family transcription factor — protein MSIFTTIADPVRREILGLLLAGEQPAGVLVDRLDLPQPNVSKHLRALHEAGLVRFRVDGPRRLYSLEPEPLAELDHWLQPYRAFWANKLDALDDHLKRSD, from the coding sequence ATGTCGATTTTCACAACTATAGCCGATCCCGTTCGGCGCGAAATTCTGGGCCTGCTGCTGGCGGGCGAGCAGCCCGCCGGTGTGCTGGTGGATCGGCTGGACCTGCCGCAGCCCAATGTGTCCAAGCATTTGCGGGCCCTGCATGAGGCGGGGCTGGTGCGCTTTCGCGTGGACGGGCCACGGCGGCTCTACAGCCTGGAACCAGAGCCCTTGGCGGAACTCGATCACTGGCTGCAGCCCTATCGCGCGTTCTGGGCGAACAAGCTCGATGCGCTCGATGATCACCTCAAAAGGAGTGATTGA
- a CDS encoding glucosamine-6-phosphate deaminase: MKISICPDKPALGTAAAEHGARLIREAIAQHGEAHVVLATGASQFEMLEQLLQAEIEWSAVSFYHLDEYVGLPVTHGASFRRYLRERFLDRLPGYKSFLAINADAADLDAELARLNGALAGQRIDVCFAGIGENCHLAFNDPPADFDYDQPYLVVDLDAACRQQQFGEGWFETLEAVPTRAISMSIRRIMACEALILAVPDERKAKAVQAAVEGPVSNLFPASIVQQHPDAGLYLDPAAASLLRPVHG; this comes from the coding sequence GTGAAGATTTCCATTTGCCCCGATAAGCCCGCGCTGGGTACGGCTGCCGCCGAACATGGTGCCCGCCTGATCCGCGAAGCGATAGCGCAGCATGGCGAGGCGCATGTGGTGCTGGCGACAGGCGCCAGCCAGTTCGAGATGCTGGAACAGCTGCTGCAGGCCGAAATCGAGTGGTCGGCAGTCAGCTTTTACCATCTGGATGAATATGTCGGCCTGCCAGTGACGCATGGGGCGAGCTTCCGGCGTTATTTGCGCGAGCGATTCCTGGATCGCCTGCCGGGCTACAAGTCGTTCCTCGCCATCAACGCCGACGCCGCTGATCTTGATGCTGAACTGGCGCGCCTCAACGGGGCCCTGGCCGGCCAGCGGATCGATGTATGCTTTGCCGGGATCGGGGAGAATTGCCACCTCGCGTTCAATGACCCACCGGCCGATTTCGACTATGACCAGCCCTATCTCGTGGTCGATCTCGACGCCGCTTGCCGGCAGCAGCAGTTCGGCGAAGGCTGGTTCGAGACCTTGGAGGCCGTGCCCACCCGGGCCATCTCCATGAGCATCAGGCGCATCATGGCGTGCGAAGCGCTGATCCTTGCAGTGCCTGATGAGCGCAAGGCCAAGGCGGTGCAGGCCGCGGTGGAGGGGCCGGTCTCGAACCTGTTCCCCGCCTCGATTGTTCAGCAGCATCCCGATGCCGGCCTTTATCTGGACCCGGCGGCAGCGTCCCTGCTGCGCCCCGTGCATGGCTGA
- a CDS encoding ABC transporter ATP-binding protein translates to MDFSDVGRVFGVPDGRFVALENFNLQVFDGEFVTVVGPSGCGKSTAMNIAAGLLKPSSGQCLVDGKAVEGPGPERGVIFQQYALFPWLTVRQNVEFGLKLKGVERAERRRISDHYIGLVGLSDFADALPKQLSGGMKQRCAIARAYAVDPQVLLMDEPFGALDALTRVRMQNQLLDTWMRERRTVMFITHDVDEAVYLANRVVVMASRPGRLQEIIEVDLPYPRNDEIRLSPQFAAIRNQVWHAVYTRSGQSNSNQEE, encoded by the coding sequence ATCGATTTCAGCGATGTCGGACGGGTGTTCGGCGTGCCTGATGGGCGCTTCGTGGCGCTGGAGAACTTCAACCTCCAGGTGTTCGATGGCGAATTCGTCACCGTGGTGGGCCCGTCGGGCTGCGGCAAGTCGACAGCGATGAATATTGCGGCCGGCTTGCTCAAGCCGAGCAGCGGCCAGTGCCTTGTGGATGGCAAGGCGGTGGAAGGGCCCGGACCCGAGCGCGGCGTCATCTTCCAGCAATATGCGCTGTTTCCCTGGCTAACGGTGCGGCAGAACGTGGAATTCGGGCTCAAGCTCAAGGGCGTGGAGCGGGCCGAGCGCCGGCGGATTTCGGACCATTATATTGGACTGGTGGGCCTTTCGGATTTTGCCGATGCGCTGCCCAAGCAGCTTTCTGGCGGAATGAAGCAGCGCTGCGCCATTGCGCGGGCCTATGCGGTGGATCCGCAGGTGCTGCTGATGGACGAGCCCTTTGGCGCGCTCGATGCCCTGACACGGGTGCGGATGCAGAACCAGTTGCTCGACACCTGGATGCGCGAGCGGCGCACCGTGATGTTCATCACCCATGATGTGGACGAGGCGGTGTACCTGGCCAACCGCGTGGTGGTCATGGCCTCTCGTCCGGGGCGCCTGCAGGAGATCATCGAGGTCGACCTGCCTTATCCGCGCAATGACGAGATCCGGCTGTCACCGCAATTTGCAGCAATCCGCAACCAAGTTTGGCATGCCGTCTACACACGATCGGGCCAAAGCAATAGCAACCAGGAGGAGTAA
- a CDS encoding aliphatic sulfonate ABC transporter substrate-binding protein: MNKRSFIKIIAGMALASAALTPAFAQDLTKVRVGYIADYFGSSMVAIANDQGLWAKHGLDPQLSVFTNGPIQVQALGAGSLDFAYIGPGALWLPASGKAKVIAINALGYTDRVIGQPGIESIEDLRGKRVAVPEGTSGDMLLRLALDKAGMSIEDVQVVSMDPSTIVTAFSSGQVDGAGIWYPFVDVIRQRVKDLKELSSNEDFFPEVAFPSSFIVSNEKANDEDTVRKMNAVIKEALDYRRGNLDQSVQITAAFLGVPVEPLAAEAPQARLPSSAELEELSADGTVNGWLDTLANLYVDFGKITDPLPASEFYLSNLYSN, translated from the coding sequence TTGAACAAACGCAGCTTCATCAAGATCATCGCGGGCATGGCGCTGGCGAGCGCGGCATTGACCCCCGCCTTCGCCCAGGACCTCACCAAGGTGCGCGTGGGCTATATCGCCGATTATTTCGGCTCGAGCATGGTTGCCATCGCCAATGACCAGGGCCTGTGGGCCAAGCACGGGCTCGACCCGCAGCTAAGCGTGTTCACCAATGGCCCGATCCAGGTGCAGGCGCTGGGCGCGGGTTCGCTGGATTTTGCCTATATCGGGCCAGGTGCCCTGTGGCTGCCGGCTTCTGGCAAGGCCAAGGTGATCGCCATCAATGCGCTGGGCTATACCGACCGGGTGATCGGGCAGCCGGGGATCGAGAGCATCGAGGACCTGCGCGGCAAGCGCGTCGCGGTGCCGGAAGGCACTTCGGGCGACATGCTGCTGCGCCTCGCGCTCGACAAGGCCGGCATGAGCATCGAGGACGTCCAGGTGGTCAGCATGGACCCCAGCACGATCGTCACGGCCTTTTCCTCGGGCCAGGTGGATGGCGCGGGCATCTGGTATCCGTTCGTCGACGTGATCCGGCAGCGGGTGAAGGACCTCAAGGAGCTCTCTTCCAACGAGGATTTCTTCCCCGAAGTGGCGTTCCCCAGCTCCTTTATCGTCAGCAACGAGAAAGCCAACGACGAAGACACCGTGCGCAAAATGAATGCGGTGATCAAGGAAGCGCTGGATTATCGCCGCGGCAATCTCGACCAGTCGGTGCAGATCACCGCAGCGTTCCTGGGCGTGCCGGTGGAGCCGCTGGCGGCCGAAGCGCCGCAGGCCCGCCTGCCCTCGAGCGCCGAACTCGAAGAACTCAGCGCCGATGGCACGGTCAATGGCTGGCTCGATACGCTGGCCAATCTTTATGTGGACTTCGGCAAGATCACCGATCCGCTGCCCGCCAGCGAGTTCTACCTGTCGAACCTTTATTCGAACTGA
- a CDS encoding amidohydrolase family protein yields the protein MAITTLGLFDLQVNGYAGVDFNDPAITPDALDHALAAMRKAGVTGCLPTIITAHPDQLAERLAALDAATRSSRLGPSMVPGYHLEGPFLRAEAGYQGCHPADAMRDPDAAMVQGLSAGLGRPILMITLAPERQGSAEAIRALKKAGMAVSIGHSAADYAQIEMAVAAGASCSTHLGNGLPQHLPKLNNTLLAQLGAEGLWACFIADGHHIAPDALRALVRLKGVDKSILVSDAVLAAAAEPGQYEFAGMSIERDIDGMVRVPGHDNLAGSALEMDQAVRNVVRWNIASFDTAIIMAANNPRRAIDAAASHHGIALPADEIDWDGEMRVLERS from the coding sequence ATGGCGATCACCACGCTCGGGCTGTTTGACCTGCAGGTGAACGGCTATGCCGGGGTCGACTTCAACGATCCCGCGATTACGCCGGACGCCCTCGATCATGCCCTGGCGGCGATGCGCAAGGCCGGGGTCACCGGGTGTTTGCCGACCATCATCACGGCGCATCCCGATCAACTGGCCGAGCGGCTCGCGGCGCTTGACGCGGCGACCCGCAGCAGCCGGCTCGGCCCCAGCATGGTTCCTGGCTATCACCTCGAAGGGCCGTTCCTGCGTGCAGAGGCGGGCTACCAGGGGTGTCATCCCGCCGACGCGATGCGCGACCCCGATGCTGCGATGGTTCAGGGCTTATCCGCTGGGCTGGGGCGGCCGATCCTGATGATAACGCTGGCGCCGGAGCGCCAAGGGAGCGCGGAAGCGATCCGCGCACTCAAGAAGGCCGGGATGGCGGTCAGTATCGGGCACAGTGCGGCCGATTACGCACAGATCGAGATGGCGGTAGCGGCAGGCGCCAGCTGCTCAACCCATCTGGGCAATGGCTTGCCCCAGCACTTGCCCAAGCTCAACAATACGCTGCTGGCACAGCTGGGAGCCGAGGGGCTCTGGGCGTGCTTCATCGCGGATGGGCATCATATTGCACCGGACGCGCTGCGCGCCTTGGTTCGCCTCAAGGGCGTCGACAAATCCATCCTGGTGAGCGACGCCGTGCTGGCTGCGGCGGCGGAGCCTGGTCAGTACGAATTTGCGGGCATGAGCATAGAGCGCGATATTGATGGGATGGTGCGGGTTCCCGGGCACGACAATCTCGCCGGTTCGGCTTTGGAGATGGATCAGGCGGTTCGCAATGTGGTTCGCTGGAACATCGCTTCGTTCGATACCGCGATCATCATGGCCGCCAATAATCCAAGACGCGCCATCGATGCAGCGGCCAGCCATCATGGTATTGCCCTGCCGGCGGACGAGATCGACTGGGACGGGGAAATGCGGGTGCTTGAAAGGTCTTAG
- a CDS encoding sulfatase, with amino-acid sequence MTSKRPNIVFIMSDDHAANAISCYGSGLNSTPNLDRIAEEGMRLDHCYVTNSICTPSRASILTGTYNHVNGVTTLATHLDNRLPNVAKHLRHSGYQTAMFGKWHLGEGPEHQPTGFDEWSVLPGQGDYFDPVMIGPDGATVEAGYATDIVTDKCIDFLERRDRERPFFMMCHHKAPHRPFAPHPRYRGLYTEDLPVPPTYDDDYSNRAEAAKLAKMRIREDMTYDDLGLVQPEGGDEIGEAQRAENGFVGRKIPDREDVSGLRLIDKDTGENFTFTSRRELHLFKYQRYIKRYLRTVAAVDDNVGRLLDYLDANELTEDTIVIYTSDQGFFLGEHGWFDKRFMYEESLQMPFVIRYPAAIKPGSVSKQIATNVDFAPTFLDYAGAPLPSYMQGVSMRPLLEDSAAGDWQDVAYHRYWMHKDYYHNAFAHYGVRDHRYKLIYWYNDDLGQLGAFPGEEPPEWELFDCESDPHELINRANDPDYRDVFARMLSKLDAKMAEIGDIPEHNSAEVLAGLSVS; translated from the coding sequence ATGACCAGCAAGCGCCCCAATATCGTGTTCATCATGTCCGATGACCATGCGGCCAATGCCATCTCCTGCTACGGCTCGGGGCTCAACTCGACGCCCAATCTGGACCGGATCGCCGAAGAGGGCATGCGGCTCGATCATTGCTATGTCACCAATTCGATCTGCACACCCAGCCGCGCCTCGATCCTGACCGGCACCTATAATCATGTGAATGGGGTGACGACGCTCGCCACCCATCTCGATAACCGCCTGCCCAATGTGGCCAAGCATCTGCGCCATTCCGGCTACCAGACCGCCATGTTCGGCAAATGGCACCTGGGCGAAGGCCCCGAGCACCAGCCCACGGGCTTTGATGAATGGTCGGTGCTGCCTGGCCAGGGCGATTATTTCGACCCGGTGATGATCGGGCCCGATGGCGCGACGGTTGAAGCGGGTTACGCCACCGACATTGTCACCGACAAGTGCATCGACTTCCTCGAGCGGCGCGATCGCGAGAGGCCATTCTTCATGATGTGCCACCACAAGGCGCCACACCGGCCCTTTGCGCCCCATCCGCGCTATCGCGGGCTTTACACCGAGGATCTGCCGGTTCCGCCAACCTATGACGATGACTACAGCAATCGCGCTGAGGCCGCCAAGCTTGCCAAGATGCGGATCCGCGAGGACATGACCTATGACGATCTGGGGCTGGTGCAGCCCGAGGGCGGAGATGAGATCGGCGAAGCCCAGCGCGCTGAGAACGGCTTTGTCGGTCGCAAGATTCCCGACCGCGAGGATGTCAGTGGCCTGCGCCTGATCGACAAGGACACCGGCGAGAACTTCACCTTCACCAGCCGGCGCGAGCTGCACCTCTTCAAATACCAGCGCTATATCAAGCGCTATCTGCGCACGGTTGCGGCGGTGGACGACAATGTGGGGCGGCTGCTCGACTATCTTGATGCCAATGAGCTGACCGAGGACACGATCGTCATCTACACCTCCGACCAGGGCTTCTTCCTGGGCGAGCATGGCTGGTTCGACAAGCGCTTCATGTATGAGGAATCGCTGCAGATGCCGTTCGTGATCCGCTATCCGGCGGCGATCAAGCCGGGTTCAGTGTCCAAGCAGATCGCCACCAATGTGGATTTCGCGCCGACCTTCCTTGATTACGCCGGCGCGCCGCTGCCGAGCTATATGCAGGGGGTGAGCATGCGACCGCTGCTCGAGGACAGTGCGGCGGGCGACTGGCAGGATGTGGCCTATCATCGCTACTGGATGCACAAGGACTATTACCACAACGCCTTTGCCCATTACGGGGTGCGCGACCATCGTTACAAGCTGATCTATTGGTACAATGATGATCTGGGCCAGCTCGGCGCCTTTCCCGGCGAGGAGCCGCCTGAATGGGAGCTGTTCGACTGCGAGAGCGATCCGCACGAGCTGATCAATCGCGCGAACGACCCCGACTATCGCGATGTGTTCGCGCGGATGCTGAGCAAGCTCGACGCCAAGATGGCCGAGATCGGCGACATTCCCGAGCACAACAGCGCCGAGGTGCTTGCCGGCTTGAGCGTGAGCTGA
- a CDS encoding SRPBCC family protein: MAFNDELGVFTRQADHIDVRFERHYDRPVETVWSAITEPERLADWMGAAYVEPRLGGRFELMVGGPHPMTGIVRAWEPPHLLEYSWSNTHAPESVVRYELSRHRNGTRLIFTHRGMPYVNSALMLPGWHDFLDHLESLLNGATGGVDPNGWQRRQELYIQHYDLQGVRLQP, translated from the coding sequence ATGGCGTTCAACGATGAACTGGGCGTCTTTACCCGCCAAGCGGATCATATCGATGTGCGCTTCGAGCGGCATTACGACCGACCGGTTGAAACGGTGTGGAGCGCGATCACCGAACCCGAGCGGCTCGCCGACTGGATGGGGGCGGCCTATGTGGAGCCCCGCCTCGGTGGGCGGTTCGAGCTGATGGTGGGCGGCCCGCATCCCATGACCGGCATCGTGCGGGCATGGGAGCCCCCTCACCTGCTCGAATACAGTTGGTCGAACACCCATGCACCCGAGTCCGTGGTGCGCTACGAGCTGAGCCGCCACCGGAACGGAACGAGGCTGATCTTCACCCATCGCGGCATGCCCTATGTCAACAGCGCCCTGATGCTGCCGGGCTGGCACGACTTTCTTGATCACCTCGAATCCCTGCTGAACGGCGCTACAGGGGGCGTCGATCCGAACGGCTGGCAACGGCGGCAGGAGCTCTACATCCAGCACTATGATTTGCAGGGCGTGAGGCTGCAGCCCTAA
- a CDS encoding ABC transporter permease: protein MTTNHEAAAETGQPGGLLRSNLALGTISFVVGIGIWWLYSASGSTPLPGPVQVVQRFGTAISSGQLFNDVRASIVRVLTGFLLGITIAIPVGFLMGWYRVARGLIDPWIQFFRVIPPLAIIPLAIVTLGIDEPPKIFVIFLASFLASVVATYQGVVNVDKTFINAARVLGANDWVIFTKVVIPASTPFILVGFRIGLGAAWATLVAAELIAAQSGLGFRMQQGQLYYDLPVIFVSLITIGILGLIMDRIVLFLERRLTSWQERVEH, encoded by the coding sequence ATGACCACGAACCATGAAGCCGCCGCGGAGACGGGGCAACCCGGCGGCCTGCTGCGCTCCAATCTTGCGCTGGGCACCATTTCCTTTGTGGTCGGGATCGGGATCTGGTGGCTGTATTCGGCGAGCGGCTCAACACCCTTGCCGGGCCCAGTTCAGGTGGTGCAGCGCTTTGGCACCGCGATCAGCAGCGGACAGTTATTCAATGACGTCAGAGCTTCCATTGTCCGAGTGCTGACAGGCTTCCTCCTGGGCATCACCATCGCGATCCCGGTCGGCTTCCTGATGGGATGGTATCGGGTGGCGCGTGGGCTGATCGACCCGTGGATCCAGTTCTTCCGGGTGATCCCGCCACTGGCGATCATTCCGCTGGCCATTGTTACGCTGGGCATCGACGAGCCGCCCAAGATCTTCGTGATCTTTCTCGCCTCGTTCCTGGCTTCCGTGGTCGCGACCTATCAGGGCGTGGTCAATGTCGACAAAACCTTCATCAATGCCGCCCGCGTGCTCGGGGCCAATGACTGGGTGATCTTCACCAAGGTGGTGATCCCGGCCTCAACGCCGTTCATCCTCGTGGGCTTTCGCATTGGTCTTGGCGCTGCCTGGGCGACGCTGGTGGCCGCCGAGCTGATCGCGGCGCAATCGGGGCTGGGGTTCCGCATGCAGCAAGGGCAGCTTTACTACGACCTGCCGGTCATCTTTGTGTCGCTGATCACGATCGGAATACTGGGCCTGATCATGGATCGCATCGTGCTGTTTCTCGAGCGTCGCCTGACCTCCTGGCAGGAAAGGGTCGAGCATTGA
- a CDS encoding chloride channel protein, which translates to MPEPEAQQAEIDKAPDGAPDQAVPENAGAQGQPGWSASQLGKGLRWLQHRLTAEGMSAWMGSLIRRRETGLVVLAVVIGALAGLVVLVLRELAYGMQSILFQLSPGERLSALPALAFDLAFVPAIGGLLLGLLGLLLRRRKSRYVDLVEANALHGGKLSMTDSLIITAQTLISNGFGASVGLEAAYTQMGGATASKLGDFFHLRRGDLRKLVGCGAGAAIAAAFGAPLTGAFYAFELIIGTYSISTLAPVIAACISAVLVTSVFGQGHTVVSISQALSFGVPQVLLIVVSGVAAGGLGILLMRLVGVVERSFSKSHVPSWCRPAVGGLIVGGLAMISPSVLSAGHGALERAFASPPLPIGVAVSLLVLKVLASAVSLGSGFRGGLFFASLFLGALLGQVYFWLAQAISPGLFPDPSIPMLVGMAGLAAAVVGGPLTMAFLALEISGSLPLTIAVLVAAVTSSMLVRETFGYSFTTWRFHLRGETIRSAHDVGWMRNLTVGKMMRRDVKMVPQTMTLKEFRRAYPLGSANRVIATRDDGRYVGLIDVADAYAPDGLDEAGTVSQILRQTDVMLHPALQALDAGALFEKHNAEAIVVVSDLGDPKVIGILTEAHLLRRYSNELEKARADLAQ; encoded by the coding sequence ATGCCAGAGCCAGAGGCCCAGCAAGCCGAGATCGACAAAGCTCCTGACGGCGCGCCGGATCAAGCTGTGCCCGAAAACGCCGGCGCGCAGGGGCAACCGGGCTGGAGCGCCTCGCAGCTCGGCAAGGGCCTGCGCTGGTTGCAGCATCGGCTAACCGCAGAGGGGATGTCGGCGTGGATGGGCAGCCTGATCCGGCGGCGCGAAACCGGGCTGGTGGTGCTGGCCGTCGTGATCGGCGCGCTGGCCGGGCTCGTCGTGCTGGTGCTGCGCGAGCTGGCCTATGGCATGCAGAGCATTCTCTTTCAGCTATCACCCGGCGAACGCTTGAGCGCCCTGCCCGCGCTGGCCTTTGACCTGGCCTTTGTACCGGCAATCGGCGGCTTGCTGCTGGGGCTGCTCGGCCTGCTGCTGCGCCGGCGTAAGTCGCGTTATGTCGACTTGGTAGAGGCCAATGCGCTGCATGGGGGCAAGCTCTCCATGACGGATAGTCTCATCATCACCGCACAAACGCTGATCTCCAACGGGTTTGGCGCCTCGGTGGGGCTGGAAGCGGCCTATACGCAGATGGGCGGGGCAACCGCATCCAAGCTGGGCGACTTCTTTCACCTGCGGCGCGGCGACTTGCGCAAGCTGGTGGGGTGCGGCGCCGGTGCGGCCATCGCCGCAGCTTTCGGGGCGCCGCTGACCGGCGCCTTTTACGCGTTCGAGCTAATCATCGGCACTTATTCCATCTCGACCTTGGCGCCGGTAATCGCCGCCTGCATTTCGGCGGTGCTGGTAACCTCCGTTTTCGGGCAAGGCCATACGGTGGTGTCGATCAGCCAAGCGCTGTCGTTTGGGGTTCCTCAGGTGCTGCTGATCGTCGTGAGCGGGGTCGCGGCGGGCGGCTTGGGCATTCTGCTGATGCGGCTTGTCGGCGTGGTGGAACGCAGCTTCAGCAAGTCGCATGTGCCCAGCTGGTGCCGACCGGCGGTCGGCGGGTTGATCGTGGGTGGGCTGGCGATGATCTCGCCCTCGGTGCTGTCGGCCGGCCATGGCGCGCTCGAGCGGGCATTTGCCTCGCCGCCCCTGCCCATCGGGGTGGCGGTGAGCCTGCTCGTGCTCAAGGTCCTCGCTTCGGCTGTGTCCCTGGGGTCGGGGTTCCGCGGCGGGCTGTTCTTTGCCTCGCTGTTCCTCGGCGCCTTGTTGGGCCAGGTGTATTTCTGGCTGGCGCAGGCGATCAGCCCGGGGCTGTTTCCCGATCCGAGCATTCCCATGCTGGTGGGGATGGCGGGGCTCGCCGCAGCCGTGGTCGGGGGGCCTCTGACCATGGCGTTTCTTGCGCTCGAGATTTCGGGCAGCTTGCCGCTGACCATTGCGGTGCTGGTGGCGGCGGTCACCTCCTCCATGCTGGTGCGGGAAACCTTCGGCTATTCCTTCACCACCTGGCGCTTTCACCTGCGCGGGGAAACCATCCGCAGCGCGCATGATGTGGGCTGGATGCGCAATCTCACCGTGGGCAAGATGATGCGCCGGGACGTCAAGATGGTGCCGCAAACCATGACGCTCAAAGAGTTTCGCCGCGCTTATCCACTTGGCTCGGCCAACCGGGTGATCGCCACACGCGATGATGGCCGCTATGTCGGCCTTATCGATGTGGCGGACGCCTATGCCCCAGACGGGCTCGACGAAGCGGGCACCGTCAGCCAAATCCTGCGCCAGACCGATGTGATGCTGCATCCTGCCTTGCAGGCGCTGGATGCCGGGGCGCTGTTCGAGAAGCACAATGCCGAAGCCATCGTGGTCGTCAGCGACCTCGGCGATCCCAAGGTGATCGGCATTCTGACCGAAGCGCACCTGCTGCGCCGCTACAGCAATGAACTCGAAAAAGCCCGGGCAGACCTCGCCCAATAG
- a CDS encoding SRPBCC domain-containing protein: MNDQNFETSFNVPQPPAAVFDAITNVRGWWSEDVKGATDILGSTFDYAYRDVHRAQIRVTELIPDRRVAWHVVQNHFSFTEDKSEWTGTDIVFDIQPVEGGTQLRFTHIGLVPEYECFDVCSDGWGTYIGGSLKALITTGTGRPNRGEPMNASETVLSA, encoded by the coding sequence ATGAACGACCAAAACTTCGAGACCAGCTTTAACGTGCCGCAACCACCTGCTGCCGTCTTTGACGCCATCACCAATGTTCGGGGTTGGTGGTCCGAGGATGTGAAGGGCGCGACTGATATCCTGGGCTCCACCTTCGACTATGCGTATCGCGACGTGCACCGGGCGCAGATCCGCGTCACCGAGTTGATCCCGGATCGCCGCGTTGCCTGGCATGTGGTCCAGAACCACTTCAGTTTCACCGAGGACAAGTCCGAGTGGACCGGCACCGACATCGTCTTTGATATCCAGCCTGTGGAGGGTGGGACGCAGTTGCGCTTCACCCATATCGGGCTTGTGCCGGAATATGAGTGCTTCGATGTCTGCTCGGACGGCTGGGGCACCTATATCGGCGGGAGCCTTAAGGCCTTGATCACCACCGGGACGGGCAGGCCCAATAGGGGCGAGCCGATGAATGCCAGCGAAACGGTGCTTTCAGCGTGA